The window CCCGACGTTTTGGACTCCGTGCGCTTCGAGGCGATGGCGTCGATCTCGTCGATGAAGATGATGGCGGGCTCGCGCTCCTCGGCGAGTTCGAACAGGTCCCGGACGAGCCGGGCCCCCTCGCCGATGAACTTCTGGACGAGTTCGGAGCCGGCCATCTTGATGAACGTCGCGTCGGTCTGGTTGGCGACCGCTTTGGCCAGCATCGTCTTCCCGGTCCCCGGCGGGCCGTGCAGCAGGACGCCGGTGGGCGGTTCGATGCCGACGGTCTCGAACACCTCGGGGTTGGTGAGTGGGTCCTCGACGGCCTCGCGGACCTCGATGATCTGTTCCTCGAGCCCGCCGATATCGTCGTAGGTGACCGTCGGGGAGGCGTCGACCTGCATCGCCTGTGCCCGGGCGTCCTTCTCGGTATCGAGGACGGTCTGGATGGCGAACGAGTCGTTGATGGCGACGCGGTCGCCGGCCTCGAGCTTGTCGGCGAGCCGCGGGGAGACATCCGTGAGGACCTCCTGGTTGTTGCCGTGCTGTTTGAGGACGACCTCGTCGTCGGCGATCTCCTCGACGGTGGCGAGATAGAGCGAGGAGGTCTTCAGCGCCTCGTTCTCCCGCTGGAGCTTGTCGACCTCCTCCCGGAGCTCGGACTGGCGGTCCTGGGCGGCGTCGAGCTGACTCGTCAGCTCCTCGTGGACGCGCGTGACCTCGGCGAAGTGGTCCTCCAGCGCGGCCAGCCGCTCGTCGGGCCCCATATCCGGGTCCAGGTCGAGCGTGGGTTGGTCTGGTAGTGAGGGACTACGCGACATCAGGTGTATGCAAGTTGGGCGTTCTCGTTAGAAGTGTCTTTGGGTTGCTACAGGTACCCATACCAAGTGCAGGGGGGGCGAACGCCCGTTCGAGCAGCCCTGGCGAGCGGTGTCCGTCGCGACCCGCGGTCCCTACGTCAGCGACTCGAACTCCGCGACGAGGTCGCCATACGCGTCGATAGCGTGCTCGACGGGGTCGGGCGAGGCCATGTCCACGCCGGCGCCACGCAGGAGTTCGAGCGGATACTCCCGTGAGCCCTTCGAGAGGAACTCGCGGTAGTCGGCAGCCGCGGGCTCGCCCTCCTCCATGATGCGGTCGACCAGCGCGTTCGCCGCCGAGATGCCGGTCGCGTACTGGTAGACGTAGAACCCGTAGTAGAAGTGGGGGATGCGCATCCACTCCCGCCGGATGCCGTCGTCCAAGGCCATCGGCTCGTAGTACTCGGCCTTGAGGTCACCGTAGATTTCGTCGCAGACATCCGGCGTGATGGCCTCGCCGTCCTCGGCGAGTTCGTGGGTCCGGTGCTCGAAGTCCGCGAACATCGTCTGGCGGAACAGCGTCGAGCGGAACCGCTCGAGGTACTCGTCGAGGACGTGCCGGCGGAACTCCTCGTCCTCGACCGTCTCGAGCAGGTGCTCGGTGAGCAGCGCCTCGTTCACGGTGGAGGCGACCTCGGCGACGAAGATCTCGTAGCCCGAGTAGACGTGTGGCTGTGTCTCGCTGGTCAGTTCGGAGTGCAGCGAGTGGCCGAGTTCGTGGGCCAGCGTGTACATCGAGGTGATGTCGTCCTGGTAGTTCATCAGGATGTACGGCTGGCTGTCGTAGGTCCCACCGGAGTAGGCGCCCGAGCGCTTGTTCGCGGTCTCGTAGACGTCGACCCAGCGCGAGTCCAGGCCCTCGGCCACACGAGACTGGTAGTCCTCGCCCAGTGGGGCGACCGCCTCGACGACGTGGTCGCGGGCTTCCTCGTAGGGGACCTCGACCTCGCCCTCGGCGAGCGGGGTGTAGAGGTCCCAGCTCCGGAGTTCGTCGACCCCGAGTACGTCGCGCTTGAGTTCGGCGTGCCGGTGGAGGGTGTCGAGGTTGGCCTCGACGGTGTCGACGAGGTTGTCGTACACCCCGACCGGGATATTGGCGTCGTCGAGGCTCGCCGCACGAGCGGTGTCGTAGTTCCGGGCCCGGGCCAGCTTGATATCGGCCTTGACACTGTTCTTGTACGCCGTACCGACGGCGTTCCGGAGGCCAGCCCACTCGTCGTAGAAGGTCTCGCTGACCCGCTGGCGGAAGTCGCGGTCGCGGTTCTTGAGCAGGGTGGTGAAGTTCGAGAGTGTGGGGCGGACCTCGCTCCCGTCGGGCTTCTCGACCGGCGGGAACTCCATGTCCGCGTTCGTCAGCATGTTGTACACCTCGCCGCCCGCACCCGTGACCTCCGAGAGGTCCGCCAGTAGCTCCTCGACCTCCGAGGAACGGGTGTGGGGCTTCATCCGGAGCACGTCGTCGAAGTAGTGCTCGTACTGCTCGAGTGCGGGGTTCTCCTCGACGAACGCCTGCAACTCCTCGCGGGTGCACTGCTGTAGCTCGGGCTCGATGAACGAGGCGGCCGAGGACGCGTCGGCCGACAGCGACTGCGCCCGCGCCGACAGCGCCTGGTAGTGCTGGTCGGCGGTGTCCTCGTCGCTTCGCATGCGCGCGTACGCGGAGACATCCGCCACCTCGCGCATGATCTCCTCGCGTGTCTCGAGGACCGCCTCGAGCGCGTCGGCGTCGGCCGTGACGCGCCCCTCGTACGCCTCGAGGTCGTCGAGGCGCTCGTTCACCGCCTCGAACGCCTCCTCCCACTCACCGTCGCTTGCGAACAGGGAGTCGAGGTCCCACTTGTACTGCTCGTCGACCTCCTCCCGTTCCGGAACGTCCGCGGCACTCATAGCGCGACCTAACGGTGGGGTCGTGGTAAACGCATCGTCCGGGCTGATACCCCCTACGGTTTGGGGGCAGCCTTCTGGAGGGCGGTTTCGGCAACGTTCCCCCCGTAGTCCGCCGCCCGGGTGAGCGAGTCCACGACCAGCCCCAGGAGCTGGGCCTGCTGTGGGTCGAGGTCGCGGATGAGGGCGTCGACCTCGCGGGCCTGCGCGTCGATATCCTCGATCTGTCGACGAGCATCGTTGGCCATCGCCGTCGCCTCGTCGGAGTCGTCCTCCAGCAGCGCGTCCATTGCGGTCTCGATGACCTCGACGGCGGCCGCATGGAGCTCCTCGAGCGCGGCGGCCGCGTCCTCGGGGACGGTCTCCAGTTCACGGCTGTGCGTGGCGATCTTCGTGGCGTGGTCGGCCACGCGCTCGAGCTGGCGCGCCGAGGAGTGGTAGTCGAAGCAGGTCTCGCGGTCCAGTCCCACGTCGGCGGCGGCAGCGGGGTCCCGGAGCACCGAGCGGAACACGCGCGAGACCATCGACCAGAGCCGGTCCACGTCGTCGTCGCGCTGGATGACGTCGGCCGCGAGGTCGTCGTCGTCCTCGACGAGCGCGGCGACGCTGTCGTTGAGCATCGTCACGGCGACGAGCCGCATCCGAGTGATGGCGTTGTGGAGCGACAGCTCCGAGGAGTCCAGCAGGTCCTGCAGTCGCACGCGTTCGGAGGTCTCACCGATGACCTCCAGCCCGACCAG of the Haloglomus salinum genome contains:
- the pan2 gene encoding proteasome-activating nucleotidase Pan2, whose amino-acid sequence is MSRSPSLPDQPTLDLDPDMGPDERLAALEDHFAEVTRVHEELTSQLDAAQDRQSELREEVDKLQRENEALKTSSLYLATVEEIADDEVVLKQHGNNQEVLTDVSPRLADKLEAGDRVAINDSFAIQTVLDTEKDARAQAMQVDASPTVTYDDIGGLEEQIIEVREAVEDPLTNPEVFETVGIEPPTGVLLHGPPGTGKTMLAKAVANQTDATFIKMAGSELVQKFIGEGARLVRDLFELAEEREPAIIFIDEIDAIASKRTESKTSGDAEVQRTMMQLLSEMDGFDQRGDISIIAATNRFDMLDRAILRPGRFDRLIEVPEPNDEGRTEILKIHTRDMNLSDDVDLASLAEATEGFTGAELESLSTEAGMFAIRDDRTEVRREDFDEAMAKIDHEGDELGTPIAFH
- the pepF gene encoding oligoendopeptidase F produces the protein MSAADVPEREEVDEQYKWDLDSLFASDGEWEEAFEAVNERLDDLEAYEGRVTADADALEAVLETREEIMREVADVSAYARMRSDEDTADQHYQALSARAQSLSADASSAASFIEPELQQCTREELQAFVEENPALEQYEHYFDDVLRMKPHTRSSEVEELLADLSEVTGAGGEVYNMLTNADMEFPPVEKPDGSEVRPTLSNFTTLLKNRDRDFRQRVSETFYDEWAGLRNAVGTAYKNSVKADIKLARARNYDTARAASLDDANIPVGVYDNLVDTVEANLDTLHRHAELKRDVLGVDELRSWDLYTPLAEGEVEVPYEEARDHVVEAVAPLGEDYQSRVAEGLDSRWVDVYETANKRSGAYSGGTYDSQPYILMNYQDDITSMYTLAHELGHSLHSELTSETQPHVYSGYEIFVAEVASTVNEALLTEHLLETVEDEEFRRHVLDEYLERFRSTLFRQTMFADFEHRTHELAEDGEAITPDVCDEIYGDLKAEYYEPMALDDGIRREWMRIPHFYYGFYVYQYATGISAANALVDRIMEEGEPAAADYREFLSKGSREYPLELLRGAGVDMASPDPVEHAIDAYGDLVAEFESLT
- a CDS encoding phosphate signaling complex PhoU family protein; protein product: METRKVQVTGGSTFTVSLPKDWATENGVSGGSVVEFHPEEDALLLTPRREEEKVEGTLDIGGLEDRDLMRAVVTMYVSGFDIITLESTRVTAAQRRTIRDAVQSLVGLEVIGETSERVRLQDLLDSSELSLHNAITRMRLVAVTMLNDSVAALVEDDDDLAADVIQRDDDVDRLWSMVSRVFRSVLRDPAAAADVGLDRETCFDYHSSARQLERVADHATKIATHSRELETVPEDAAAALEELHAAAVEVIETAMDALLEDDSDEATAMANDARRQIEDIDAQAREVDALIRDLDPQQAQLLGLVVDSLTRAADYGGNVAETALQKAAPKP